From the genome of Hymenobacter cellulosilyticus, one region includes:
- a CDS encoding phosphatase PAP2 family protein: MLFFHLRLLLALLVVLASSAPGEAQIPFSSQADTLHKYEEPSGTGERPAGAWYQKKLVRASAVPLVLISAGIACLDNHSGMGNNALRTQIQAHFPGFHTTADNYLQYMPYLELGTATLFGIQSHDDRLNTLLLIAKSELLMSATVTAVKYSTHMLRPDASAHNSFPSGHTAQAFLAASIVHEELRNKSQWYGVGAYSLAAGVGTLRMLNNKHWESDVLAGAGFGILSAHLAYLSHRNRWGHKPVDASGQWQLAPLWLPGGTGLCVRWQPR, translated from the coding sequence ATGCTGTTCTTTCACCTTCGTTTGCTATTAGCGCTGCTAGTAGTGCTGGCATCGTCGGCGCCTGGCGAGGCGCAGATTCCATTTTCCAGTCAGGCCGATACGCTTCATAAGTACGAGGAGCCATCCGGCACTGGTGAGCGGCCTGCCGGAGCCTGGTACCAAAAGAAGCTGGTACGCGCCAGCGCCGTGCCCTTGGTACTCATTAGCGCGGGCATTGCCTGTCTGGATAATCATTCGGGCATGGGCAACAACGCGCTGCGCACCCAGATTCAAGCGCACTTTCCGGGCTTTCACACCACCGCCGACAATTATCTGCAGTACATGCCCTACCTGGAACTGGGCACGGCAACGCTCTTTGGCATCCAGTCGCACGATGACCGGCTGAACACGCTGCTGCTGATTGCCAAGTCGGAGCTGCTGATGAGCGCGACGGTAACGGCCGTGAAGTACAGCACCCACATGCTGCGCCCCGATGCTTCGGCTCACAACTCTTTTCCTTCCGGCCACACCGCCCAGGCATTTCTGGCGGCCAGCATTGTGCACGAGGAACTGCGGAATAAAAGCCAGTGGTACGGTGTCGGGGCCTATAGCCTTGCGGCCGGTGTGGGTACGTTGCGCATGCTCAACAACAAGCACTGGGAATCGGATGTACTGGCTGGGGCCGGCTTCGGAATACTCTCGGCGCACCTGGCCTACCTAAGCCACCGCAACCGGTGGGGGCACAAGCCGGTCGACGCCTCCGGCCAGTGGCAGCTGGCCCCGCTGTGGCTGCCCGGCGGTAC